Proteins found in one Triticum urartu cultivar G1812 chromosome 4, Tu2.1, whole genome shotgun sequence genomic segment:
- the LOC125550137 gene encoding protein SOSEKI 3-like — MSLEDPRSAMEGRARRRASPSGMRTKAVRVEPEPQPARRHELGTRVAVVYYLCRNHQLEHPHFMEVQLASPQGLYLRDVIGRLDALRGKGMAAKYSWSCKRSYKTGFVWHDLSADDLLLPTQGTEYVLKGSELPFDHSKPLPVPDHQQNNAACADNAKVQPCKPARQQDSPPSPGSSNQGWTSKSPSPTPTTYPAVPVIKEEVPPPPPTTTRAAVVPTMKEVAVPPPLPRPDSPSTPSASTIGDDEQCRIPPHSGSSSNSSPKASMASSDTSSPSPPKPAAAGSDAATQTDDKARWDDVKLQHRQDTARASSSPEGPEIVVDEEESRCTRAPAGENQPRSRRSGTLQSLIRAEAAGRRRCLPLPVEDDRAAAAAAATGGSVSGRLKPANLLMRLMACGPSHPGGFGLMQTSSYKPCFPQLEYPLSPELCPLGALKPAENCSGRLLDGALKRSSSSSRSHQEGVICEEEEEAWPKGFNSNLSRSASKRTSEPSSGRTASCSKVVSFRDE; from the exons ATGTCGTTGGAGGATCCACGGAGCGCCATGGAGgggagggcgaggcggcgcgccaGCCCGTCCGGGATGCGCACCAAGGCAGTCAGGGTGGAGCCGGAGCCACAACCGGCCAGGAGGCACGAGCTGGGGACAAGAGTGGCGGTGGTGTACTACCTGTGCCGGAATCATCAACTCGAGCACCCGCACTTCATGGAGGTCCAACTCGCCTCCCCACAAGGCCTCTACCTCCGAG ATGTGATTGGCCGGCTGGACGCCCTGAGAGGGAAGGGCATGGCTGCCAAGTATTCCTGGTCCTGCAAGAG GAGCTACAAGACCGGGTTCGTGTGGCACGACCTGTCTGCGGATGATCTGCTGCTGCCCACGCAAGGAACAGAGTACGTTCTCAAGGGCTCCGAGCTCCCATTCGACCACTCAAAGCCTCTGCCAGTGCCAG ATCATCAGCAGAATAATGCAGCATGTGCAGACAATGCAAAGGTTCAGCCCTGCAAGCCGGCTCGACAACAAGACTCGCCTCCTTCTCCTGGATCATCAAACCAAGGCTGGACTTCCAAGTCTCCATCTCCTACTCCTACAACTTACCCTGCTGTTCCAGTCATCAAAGAGGAagtgccgccgccgccaccaacaACAACTCGTGCTGCTGTCGTTCCAACCATGAAAGAGGTCGCGGTGCCACCGCCGCTTCCCCGGCCAGACTCGCCGTCAACACCATCTGCCTCCACCATTGGGGACGACGAGCAATGCAGAATACCACCACATTCAGGCTCGTCGAGCAACTCGTCCCCCAAGGCAAGCATGGCTTCCTCAGACACAAGCTCACCCAGCCCCCCCAAACCAGCAGCGGCAGGGAGCGACGCGGCCACACAAACAGATGATAAAGCGAGGTGGGACGACGTGAAGCTGCAACACAGACAGGACACAGCAAGAGCATCATCATCGCCGGAAGGGCCGGAGATTGTCGTAGATGAGGAAGAATCCCGTTGCACCCGTGCGCCGGCAGGGGAGAACCAGCCTCGCAGCAGGAGGAGCGGGACCCTGCAGTCCCTCATCCGGGCGGAGGCGGCCGGCAGGAGGAGGTGCCTTCCTCTGCCGGTGGAGGACGACAGggctgccgctgctgctgctgccacggGCGGCTCCGTCAGTGGCAGGCTGAAGCCGGCCAACCTGCTGATGCGCCTCATGGCCTGCGGGCCGAGTCACCCCGGCGGCTTCGGCTTGATGCAGACGTCGTCCTACAAGCCGTGTTTCCCGCAGCTCGAGTACCCGTTGTCTCCGGAGCTGTGTCCTCTCGGCGCGCTCAAGCCTGCAGAAAATTGCAGTGGCCGCCTGCTCGACGGTGCACTTAAACGCTCTTCTTCTTCGTCGCGCAGTCACCAGGAAGG AGTTATttgcgaagaagaagaagaagcgtgGCCGAAAGGGTTTAACAGCAACCTGTCGAGAAGCGCGAGCAAGAGGACGAGCGAGCCGTCGTCGGGAAGGACGGCCTCTTGTTCAAAGGTGGTGTCGTTCCGGGACGAATAG